One Antarctobacter heliothermus DNA segment encodes these proteins:
- a CDS encoding cytochrome-c peroxidase, whose protein sequence is MTLFPVVAQADAIRPADYLTFDRHQAQLGQLLFYDKILSGNQNISCATCHHHSLHGADGVSLGIGEGGAGLGADRTPGDGLTRIAERVPRNAPALWNLGHTGVRQMFHDGRVEMADDSGTRFRTPAGVHTPEGLNSILAAQALFPMSSATEMAGAPDENPVAAAFATRIDLGWAMVADRVRNVPEYQEQFMRAFPDVQSVEDITIVEIVNALAAFIGTEWQNHDSPYDKWLTLGEPLSPQAEQGRQLFFGDAGCAGCHSGPLFSDQAFHAVGVPQFGPGRPFDGDTIPRDLGRMETTRNPDDAYKFRTPSLRNVALSAPYGHNGAYPKLRDMIRHMCDPITAREEWTPGMARLPDVDWLNEHDFRLMSFGDELADQIAYLDIAPVEMVDSDIDALEAFLNALTGETAETRPLGRPDSVPSGLPVD, encoded by the coding sequence TTGACGTTGTTTCCGGTCGTCGCACAGGCCGACGCGATCCGGCCAGCGGACTACCTGACCTTCGACCGGCATCAGGCGCAGTTGGGCCAACTACTGTTTTATGACAAAATCCTGTCAGGCAACCAGAACATCAGCTGCGCCACCTGCCACCATCATTCGCTGCATGGGGCGGATGGCGTTAGCCTTGGCATCGGCGAAGGCGGGGCCGGGCTTGGCGCAGATCGCACCCCCGGCGATGGCCTGACCCGGATAGCTGAACGGGTACCGCGCAACGCGCCCGCCTTGTGGAACCTCGGCCATACCGGCGTGCGTCAGATGTTCCATGACGGGCGGGTCGAGATGGCAGATGACAGCGGCACCCGGTTCAGGACCCCCGCCGGGGTCCACACCCCCGAGGGGCTCAATTCGATCCTTGCGGCACAGGCGCTTTTTCCGATGAGTTCGGCAACAGAGATGGCAGGCGCGCCAGATGAAAACCCCGTTGCCGCGGCGTTTGCGACGCGTATCGATCTGGGGTGGGCCATGGTGGCCGATCGAGTCCGCAATGTGCCCGAATACCAAGAACAGTTCATGCGCGCCTTTCCCGACGTGCAGTCCGTGGAGGACATCACCATAGTGGAGATCGTGAATGCCTTAGCCGCCTTTATCGGCACCGAATGGCAGAACCACGACAGCCCCTATGACAAATGGCTGACATTGGGCGAACCGCTTTCGCCGCAGGCGGAACAGGGGCGGCAGCTCTTTTTTGGGGACGCAGGGTGCGCCGGGTGCCACAGCGGACCCCTATTTTCGGATCAGGCGTTTCATGCCGTGGGCGTGCCGCAATTCGGGCCGGGCCGCCCATTCGACGGCGATACGATACCGCGTGACCTTGGCCGCATGGAAACCACGCGCAACCCCGACGACGCCTACAAGTTCCGCACACCCAGCCTGCGCAACGTCGCGCTCAGCGCACCCTATGGTCACAACGGTGCCTATCCCAAGCTACGCGACATGATCCGACACATGTGTGATCCGATCACCGCGCGCGAGGAATGGACTCCCGGCATGGCACGGCTGCCCGATGTGGACTGGCTGAACGAGCATGATTTTCGCCTGATGAGTTTCGGTGACGAATTGGCGGATCAGATTGCCTATTTGGACATCGCTCCGGTCGAGATGGTCGACAGCGACATCGACGCGCTAGAGGCGTTCCTGAACGCGTTGACCGGAGAGACCGCTGAAACACGCCCGCTGGGGCGGCCTGACAGCGTGCCCAGCGGTCTGCCAGTGGATTGA
- the xdhA gene encoding xanthine dehydrogenase small subunit — MDQQTDIRFLLNGQEIIARDVPATRTLLDFLRIEQRLTGTKEGCAEGDCGACTVLVGRLQDGELRYETVNACIRFLASLNGCHVVSVEYLSGPEGRLHPVQQAMVDHHGSQCGFCTPGFVMSLYALWMQTPQPSVTQVETAIQGNLCRCTGYEPIVKAALAVNSYGSPVHDHLTQERETITARLSALQPTGRVVTGPDNDRAILPVDVDDLAQVLAETPQATIVAGATDVGLWVTKLMRPISPVVFVGHLEDLKRIELTDTALTLGAGVTYSEAEQAIATAFPHLDDYWSRIAGWQVRNMGTIGGNIANGSPIGDTPPVLIALGATLTLRNAAGQRTLPLEAFFIDYGKQDRAEGEFVESLSIPRPQAGQIDAAYKISKRRDEDISSVAAGISVTRADGIVTGARIAFGGMSATPRRAKAAETALIGQPWTEATFDAAAKALSQDFTPLSDWRASTDYRLLVAGNLLRRFFLELDGQPPVRLEVA, encoded by the coding sequence ATGGACCAGCAGACCGACATCCGATTTCTCCTGAACGGTCAGGAGATCATCGCCCGCGACGTGCCCGCAACCCGGACGCTGCTGGATTTCCTGCGGATCGAACAGCGCCTGACCGGCACAAAGGAAGGCTGCGCCGAGGGCGACTGTGGGGCCTGCACCGTGCTGGTGGGGCGCTTACAGGACGGCGAATTGCGTTATGAGACCGTCAACGCCTGTATCCGGTTTCTCGCCTCGCTCAACGGCTGCCATGTGGTCAGTGTGGAGTATCTGTCCGGGCCAGAGGGGCGACTGCATCCGGTGCAACAGGCCATGGTGGACCATCACGGCAGCCAATGCGGCTTTTGCACGCCGGGGTTTGTCATGTCGCTTTACGCACTCTGGATGCAAACCCCGCAGCCCAGCGTCACGCAGGTAGAGACCGCCATTCAGGGCAATCTCTGCCGCTGCACCGGCTATGAGCCGATCGTAAAGGCGGCGCTGGCGGTCAACAGCTACGGCAGCCCGGTCCATGATCACCTGACGCAAGAGCGAGAAACCATCACCGCGCGCCTCTCCGCGCTGCAACCCACGGGCCGCGTCGTCACCGGTCCAGATAATGACCGCGCCATCCTGCCCGTCGACGTCGATGACCTTGCACAGGTGCTGGCCGAAACACCGCAGGCGACGATTGTCGCCGGGGCCACGGATGTCGGCCTGTGGGTGACCAAACTCATGCGCCCCATCTCTCCAGTGGTTTTTGTCGGCCATCTGGAGGATCTCAAACGGATCGAGCTGACCGATACTGCGCTAACCCTTGGCGCGGGCGTCACCTATTCCGAGGCCGAGCAGGCCATCGCCACGGCGTTCCCGCACCTTGACGACTATTGGTCCCGCATCGCCGGGTGGCAGGTGCGCAATATGGGCACGATCGGTGGCAATATTGCCAACGGATCGCCTATCGGGGACACCCCGCCCGTGCTGATCGCCCTTGGCGCAACACTGACCCTGCGCAACGCCGCTGGGCAACGCACCCTGCCGCTTGAGGCTTTTTTCATCGACTATGGCAAACAAGACCGCGCCGAGGGCGAGTTTGTCGAAAGCCTCAGCATTCCGCGCCCACAGGCGGGCCAGATCGACGCCGCCTACAAGATCTCAAAACGCCGGGATGAGGACATATCCTCGGTCGCGGCGGGCATCAGCGTCACGCGGGCGGATGGCATCGTGACCGGCGCGCGCATCGCCTTTGGCGGCATGTCCGCCACCCCCCGGCGCGCCAAAGCCGCCGAGACCGCCCTGATCGGGCAGCCCTGGACCGAAGCCACGTTTGACGCCGCCGCCAAGGCGCTGAGCCAGGATTTCACCCCGCTGTCCGATTGGCGCGCCTCTACCGATTATCGCCTGCTGGTCGCCGGAAACCTGCTGCGGCGGTTTTTCCTTGAACTGGACGGCCAGCCCCCCGTCCGGCTTGAAGTGGCATAA
- a CDS encoding LysR family transcriptional regulator: MAYLESMRVFVRVVELGSITSGGRDQRLTPAVASKRIKELEQRLGVRLFNRTTRSLTPTEVGKQFYEEARRVLETVDEAEAVVARFSEAPRGTISLTAPLGVGRRIIAPLVPEFVDLHPDIRIRMRMSDRKVDILADGMDLALFVGTPHDSSLKLRKFADCPRVLCAAPAYLDRVGVPQFPEDLLRGHNCLLLRYPRSPEYFWLLDTPDGQRKFEVSGKYDADDSDVLTGWALAGAGIANKPLFDVADHLEAGRLVEVLPQARPVPSIFGCLYPHRKLQDPKIRLFVDFVADRAVAAMKQGAAVRTPD; encoded by the coding sequence ATGGCCTATCTTGAGAGTATGCGGGTTTTTGTCCGCGTTGTGGAACTGGGCAGCATCACCTCTGGCGGGCGTGACCAGCGCCTGACCCCCGCTGTCGCCAGTAAGCGCATCAAGGAGTTGGAGCAGCGGTTGGGCGTGCGGCTGTTCAACCGCACAACCCGGTCGTTAACGCCGACCGAGGTGGGTAAGCAGTTCTACGAAGAAGCGCGGCGCGTGCTGGAGACGGTTGATGAGGCAGAGGCCGTTGTGGCGCGATTTTCCGAGGCCCCGCGCGGCACAATCAGCCTGACCGCACCGCTAGGCGTCGGGCGGCGCATCATCGCGCCATTGGTGCCGGAGTTTGTTGACCTGCATCCTGATATCCGCATCCGGATGCGGATGTCCGACCGCAAGGTGGATATTCTGGCTGATGGCATGGATCTTGCGCTGTTTGTCGGAACGCCGCACGACTCCAGCCTGAAACTGCGCAAGTTCGCTGATTGTCCGCGGGTGTTGTGTGCCGCACCCGCCTATCTGGACCGTGTCGGCGTGCCGCAATTCCCCGAGGATCTGTTACGCGGGCATAACTGTTTGTTGCTGCGCTATCCGCGCTCGCCGGAGTATTTCTGGCTGCTCGACACCCCGGACGGGCAACGTAAATTCGAGGTGTCGGGGAAGTATGATGCCGATGACAGCGACGTGCTGACGGGGTGGGCGCTGGCAGGCGCGGGGATTGCCAACAAGCCGCTGTTTGACGTGGCGGATCATCTGGAGGCCGGGCGGTTGGTCGAGGTTCTGCCGCAGGCGCGGCCGGTGCCGTCGATCTTTGGCTGCCTCTATCCGCACCGAAAACTGCAAGATCCAAAAATACGGTTGTTTGTGGACTTTGTCGCGGATCGCGCGGTGGCTGCCATGAAACAGGGGGCGGCGGTACGGACCCCGGATTGA
- a CDS encoding Ig-like domain-containing protein has protein sequence MTRTRTGDVERGAVDGDGKGFLIGATGGQDISLNISQADVRGYDRAANDLLITLADGRVIVLEGYFDAGGGMASRLFLSSDGILNEVSFVEAEGGALFAQYGPTESWGKWSPDDALIFINEPTVVAEAPVVVGGDNDVSMLAAGLLGLGGIGAAGLGAAALGGAALLGGGARSGGGGGGGGTVGWTPPTVDDPEASYDIASGDTPSITITGTANPGSEIMVTIGGITLTGVAGDDRTWEIVFEGENFPPDGIYQNIPVIVTDPDGTISELYGPSFEIDTTPPPIDVTDGTVSTGVIVNEDDQSDGVTVTGEGEPGSTVTITVDGTTQVVEVGADGAWSFDFSSTIFPPGTYNKDITLTATDRFGNSTTVVDVVEVDTENSISLTNLPLTGDNVIAEAEAAAGFTFTGSTDAGATVNVTVEGVTYSATAAADGSWSVTFNAGDLPGGTYQTTAQIVSTDTAGNVATMSHTFDVDTETSVTVETATIGGDAVINAVEADGGIVVTGTAEDGATVVVSTNGESHSTTATATGGWTVDIPSVSLPRGTMPLEITAAATDAAGNTVTTTGTVTIDTEIDLTLNTATIEGDGVINAAEAADGTVLTGTAEAGASVVVSANGFDYTATADGSGAWSVNVPAGNLPSGTTTMDISATATDAAGNTVTATGSVGIDTEIALTIDTSTVAVDGIVNSTEHAGMIAFTGTGEPGATVTLELYGQTASAVVANDGTWSMPFPASVLPTNAGQMGSIAVLATVFSTDAAGNMALASGGFEIDVTNHVEVYTSNIEGDGVVNAAERADGVLLTGYTEATTAGSSVTVMVNGTSYDAVINFNGNWSVVIPASEIPAGETSLDVLATSIDGAGNVSTATGSIAIDTTTNVAVMTAAVEGDGVVNAAERADGVTLTGTAEPGSTVMVTLGTVTHQATVAVNGSWTANFATAEIPAGERTLNVTAISTDPAGNTATANGSIDVDTLVRNFAITSTPGGADAVINANEAAQGLTLTGTTEPGGSVTLTLNGHTVQATVDASGNWTAGFDAAQLPSGEQTVTLTAVSKDPAGNVETISQPVTLDTSAGTLTISPAPVEGDDVVNMVEASDGVTLRGTSDAGQMVDVTLNGVTHSVLTDPSGNWSVDYAPGEIAPGTYTANISATITDSAGNTLTRTDSVQIDTEVVNFAASGAPVEGDNVINANEASDGFVLTGTTEPGGTVSVTFEGVTHAAFVDASGNWSVGFTAAEIPTGEKATSAVINTTDAAGNTATTSVSFDIDTVVNTLTMSADPITPDNVINAAEARQGVTLNGTVEEGSTVTVTVGGMAHVAAVDASGNWTVDIPPSAMPTGTQSAPVLIEAVDPAGNTRAITESLNVDTDAPDALGWVGYGRDGSGVDLIRTEITTDDVFLGQLNDPSGTPDVTAVGIDASTDITALGQTYIDLTGSVPDGTHLVLASTDAAGNTSGSYLVTDDPATSTVLMSDDIASALADFQIETIDLHFAEDSSLTITEAQIKALSDNSDTVTIRGGSDDSVTITGASAQGTETVNGESFNVFTLGDARLLIDDDITQVHGVV, from the coding sequence GTGACCCGTACCCGTACGGGCGACGTTGAGCGTGGTGCAGTCGATGGGGACGGCAAAGGCTTCCTGATTGGTGCGACCGGCGGTCAGGATATTTCCCTGAACATCAGTCAGGCCGACGTGCGCGGATATGACCGCGCCGCAAACGACCTGCTAATTACCTTGGCCGACGGCCGAGTGATCGTCCTGGAAGGCTATTTTGATGCGGGCGGCGGGATGGCCAGCCGGTTGTTCCTTAGCTCGGACGGGATCTTAAACGAGGTCAGCTTTGTCGAGGCGGAGGGTGGCGCGCTGTTTGCCCAGTACGGTCCGACCGAAAGCTGGGGTAAATGGAGCCCGGACGACGCGCTGATCTTTATCAACGAACCGACCGTAGTTGCCGAAGCGCCCGTGGTGGTGGGCGGCGACAATGACGTCAGCATGCTGGCAGCTGGTCTGCTGGGCCTTGGCGGGATTGGTGCGGCGGGTCTTGGCGCGGCGGCGCTGGGTGGCGCCGCCCTGTTGGGTGGCGGCGCACGCAGCGGCGGCGGCGGCGGTGGTGGCGGCACTGTTGGGTGGACCCCGCCCACTGTGGACGACCCCGAGGCCAGCTATGACATCGCGAGCGGTGACACGCCCAGCATCACCATCACCGGCACGGCCAATCCCGGCTCGGAGATCATGGTCACCATCGGCGGTATTACCCTGACGGGTGTCGCGGGCGATGATCGCACCTGGGAGATTGTCTTTGAGGGTGAGAATTTCCCGCCAGACGGCATTTACCAGAATATTCCGGTGATCGTCACCGATCCAGACGGTACGATATCCGAACTTTACGGCCCGTCGTTCGAGATTGACACAACGCCGCCGCCGATTGACGTCACTGACGGCACCGTGTCCACGGGCGTCATTGTCAACGAGGACGACCAGAGCGATGGCGTCACCGTCACGGGTGAAGGAGAGCCAGGCTCCACTGTGACCATCACCGTCGACGGCACCACGCAAGTGGTTGAGGTCGGGGCGGATGGCGCGTGGTCTTTCGACTTTTCCAGCACCATCTTTCCCCCGGGCACCTATAACAAGGACATCACCCTGACGGCGACGGACCGTTTCGGCAACAGCACGACCGTTGTCGATGTGGTCGAGGTGGATACCGAAAACAGCATTTCGCTGACCAATCTGCCGCTGACCGGCGATAACGTGATCGCCGAGGCAGAGGCGGCAGCGGGCTTTACCTTTACCGGGTCCACGGACGCGGGGGCCACGGTCAACGTCACGGTCGAGGGTGTGACCTACAGCGCGACCGCCGCAGCGGACGGCAGCTGGAGTGTGACGTTCAACGCGGGCGATCTGCCCGGCGGCACCTATCAGACCACGGCCCAGATCGTCTCGACCGACACGGCGGGCAACGTCGCCACCATGAGCCACACCTTTGACGTCGATACCGAAACCAGTGTGACCGTTGAGACCGCGACCATCGGCGGTGACGCGGTAATCAACGCGGTAGAAGCTGACGGTGGCATTGTCGTGACCGGCACCGCCGAAGACGGCGCAACGGTCGTCGTCTCGACAAACGGCGAAAGCCATTCGACCACAGCCACGGCCACAGGCGGCTGGACCGTCGATATTCCGTCGGTCAGCCTGCCACGCGGGACCATGCCGCTGGAGATCACCGCGGCGGCGACGGATGCGGCGGGCAATACCGTCACCACCACGGGCACGGTTACAATTGACACAGAGATCGACCTGACGCTGAACACCGCCACGATCGAAGGTGATGGCGTGATCAATGCCGCCGAGGCCGCAGATGGCACCGTTCTGACCGGCACAGCCGAGGCGGGCGCAAGCGTTGTCGTCAGCGCCAATGGCTTTGATTACACGGCCACGGCGGACGGCTCAGGCGCATGGTCGGTAAATGTGCCTGCGGGCAATCTGCCCTCCGGCACCACCACCATGGACATCAGCGCCACGGCTACGGACGCGGCGGGCAATACCGTGACGGCCACCGGCAGCGTCGGGATCGACACAGAGATCGCCCTGACTATCGACACCTCGACTGTTGCGGTGGACGGCATCGTCAACAGCACGGAACACGCGGGCATGATCGCCTTTACCGGCACCGGGGAGCCGGGTGCCACTGTGACACTGGAACTGTATGGACAGACGGCCAGCGCGGTTGTTGCCAACGATGGCACTTGGTCCATGCCGTTCCCGGCCAGTGTCCTGCCAACCAACGCAGGTCAGATGGGCAGTATCGCTGTTCTGGCCACTGTCTTCTCGACCGATGCGGCGGGCAACATGGCCTTGGCATCAGGCGGGTTTGAGATCGACGTCACCAACCACGTCGAGGTCTACACCTCGAACATCGAAGGGGACGGCGTGGTCAACGCCGCAGAGCGCGCCGATGGCGTGTTGCTGACCGGCTATACAGAGGCCACGACCGCAGGTTCCAGCGTAACGGTCATGGTCAACGGCACCTCCTATGATGCTGTTATCAATTTCAACGGCAACTGGTCGGTTGTGATCCCGGCCTCTGAAATCCCCGCGGGCGAAACCTCGTTGGATGTTCTGGCCACCTCGATTGACGGGGCGGGCAACGTGTCCACGGCTACTGGCAGCATCGCCATCGACACCACCACCAACGTTGCCGTCATGACGGCAGCGGTTGAGGGGGACGGCGTGGTCAACGCGGCCGAACGTGCCGACGGTGTGACCCTGACGGGTACGGCGGAGCCGGGCAGCACCGTCATGGTGACGCTGGGCACCGTGACACATCAGGCCACGGTTGCCGTCAACGGCAGCTGGACCGCCAATTTCGCGACTGCCGAAATCCCGGCTGGGGAGCGGACGCTGAATGTGACCGCCATCTCCACCGATCCGGCAGGCAATACTGCAACTGCCAATGGCAGCATCGACGTCGACACTTTGGTACGCAACTTTGCCATCACCTCCACCCCCGGTGGGGCGGATGCGGTCATCAATGCGAATGAGGCGGCGCAGGGCCTGACCCTGACCGGCACAACCGAACCGGGCGGCAGCGTCACGCTGACCCTGAACGGCCACACCGTGCAGGCGACTGTGGATGCAAGCGGCAACTGGACCGCTGGCTTCGACGCGGCGCAGCTACCGTCGGGTGAGCAGACCGTGACCCTGACCGCCGTGTCCAAGGACCCGGCTGGCAACGTTGAAACCATCAGCCAACCTGTCACCCTCGACACCAGCGCGGGCACGCTGACCATCAGCCCCGCCCCGGTCGAGGGCGACGATGTGGTGAACATGGTCGAGGCCTCTGATGGCGTGACCCTGCGCGGGACATCGGATGCCGGGCAGATGGTCGACGTGACGCTGAACGGCGTGACCCATTCGGTCCTGACCGACCCCTCTGGCAACTGGTCGGTGGATTATGCTCCGGGTGAGATCGCGCCGGGCACCTATACCGCCAACATCTCGGCCACGATCACCGACAGCGCGGGCAACACGTTGACCCGCACCGACAGCGTCCAGATCGACACAGAGGTGGTCAACTTTGCCGCTTCCGGCGCGCCGGTCGAGGGCGACAATGTCATCAACGCGAATGAGGCCAGCGACGGCTTTGTCCTGACCGGCACGACAGAGCCGGGCGGCACGGTGTCCGTCACGTTTGAGGGCGTCACACATGCTGCATTCGTCGATGCCAGCGGCAACTGGAGCGTCGGTTTCACCGCCGCAGAGATCCCCACGGGCGAGAAAGCCACCTCGGCGGTGATCAACACCACGGATGCGGCGGGCAACACGGCCACAACCTCGGTGAGCTTTGACATCGACACTGTGGTGAACACCCTGACCATGTCTGCGGACCCGATCACACCTGACAACGTCATCAACGCGGCAGAGGCCCGTCAGGGCGTCACCCTCAACGGTACCGTCGAAGAGGGATCGACCGTAACAGTGACTGTTGGCGGCATGGCGCATGTGGCGGCTGTCGATGCCAGTGGCAACTGGACCGTGGACATCCCGCCCAGTGCGATGCCCACCGGCACCCAATCCGCCCCGGTGCTGATCGAGGCGGTTGATCCGGCGGGCAACACCCGCGCCATCACAGAGTCGCTGAACGTCGATACAGACGCGCCCGACGCGCTGGGCTGGGTTGGCTATGGCCGTGACGGCTCTGGTGTGGATCTGATCCGTACAGAGATCACCACCGACGATGTGTTCCTTGGTCAACTCAACGACCCGTCGGGGACGCCGGATGTGACGGCGGTCGGCATTGATGCCAGCACGGATATCACGGCTCTGGGTCAGACCTATATCGACCTTACCGGGTCGGTTCCTGACGGCACTCATCTTGTGCTGGCCTCCACCGATGCGGCGGGCAACACCTCGGGGTCTTATCTGGTTACCGATGATCCGGCGACCAGCACGGTGCTGATGTCCGACGATATCGCCAGCGCGCTGGCGGATTTCCAGATCGAAACCATCGACCTGCATTTTGCCGAAGACAGCAGCCTGACCATCACAGAGGCGCAGATCAAGGCGCTGTCGGACAACTCTGACACGGTCACGATCCGGGGCGGATCGGATGACAGTGTGACTATCACAGGGGCGTCGGCGCAGGGCACAGAGACCGTCAATGGCGAAAGCTTCAACGTCTTTACCCTAGGCGACGCGCGCCTGTTGATCGACGACGACATCACGCAGGTCCACGGCGTCGTTTGA
- a CDS encoding NUDIX hydrolase, which yields MPERGQQIAALPMRRDAKDEVKVLMVTSRDTGRWVMPKGWQMDGKKPWRAAEIEALEEAGAKGHIGNERIGTYRYGKVLDDGQVVPCLVEVYPMFVDRLLRDWKERKERKRKWFTPKAAAQRVDEPDLAELLQSLHKNPHKVPAIRKLIDQMA from the coding sequence GTGCCGGAACGCGGCCAACAAATCGCCGCCCTGCCCATGCGGCGGGACGCCAAGGATGAAGTCAAAGTGCTGATGGTCACCTCACGCGATACGGGGCGATGGGTCATGCCCAAAGGCTGGCAGATGGACGGCAAGAAGCCCTGGCGCGCCGCCGAAATCGAGGCGCTCGAAGAGGCCGGGGCCAAGGGGCATATCGGTAACGAGAGGATCGGCACCTATCGCTATGGCAAGGTGCTGGACGACGGACAGGTGGTCCCTTGTCTGGTCGAGGTCTATCCAATGTTTGTCGACCGACTATTGCGCGACTGGAAAGAGCGTAAAGAGCGTAAGCGCAAGTGGTTCACACCCAAGGCGGCGGCGCAACGTGTGGACGAACCGGATCTGGCGGAATTGCTGCAAAGCCTGCACAAGAACCCGCACAAGGTGCCGGCCATCCGAAAGCTGATCGACCAAATGGCCTGA
- a CDS encoding TolC family protein, whose translation MSIGRQSLSLIALAIALSGCMKDMAAKMPFGGRADPPAEETVTRAASAARPDTAHAAPIIHALSLRGSVVEPGTPYARVADAVIASDSRVAAAELHIARLRAEAAKYNWLPSIGPRISLNSLGDFVADLVVNQVLFDNGRKKAERDLAKSHVELAAVKLVEDGNRRVNDALTLYVRAQESRELDSHLEFALKDMTQFEWIMNERVKGGVSDTSDLNVLRQKLASIRARRSEAQETARTAMAELDAMAATPLTDIHGLGGLRDASGGPALAVLRAQAERDIAVAEARIARASHLPSLVASGSGGQSPLRGSLDIGSDTLFSLGTVSDLRAIDASKDAASRKIGEAEETAERAIRSQASQLAAYTRQAKEADLLTRQAKQNLDLFQRQYDGGQRQVMDVVGVYETYAAALERAIDLKYKAARAELELARLRGALAEGAQL comes from the coding sequence ATGAGCATAGGCAGGCAGAGCCTGAGCCTGATCGCCCTGGCGATCGCGCTCTCGGGTTGCATGAAAGATATGGCTGCGAAGATGCCTTTTGGCGGACGCGCGGACCCTCCGGCGGAGGAGACGGTCACGCGCGCGGCATCCGCGGCGCGCCCTGATACCGCACATGCCGCCCCCATTATTCACGCTCTGTCGCTGCGCGGCTCTGTGGTTGAGCCGGGGACACCCTATGCCCGCGTCGCCGATGCGGTCATCGCGTCGGACTCGCGGGTTGCGGCGGCTGAATTGCACATTGCCCGCCTGCGCGCCGAGGCCGCCAAGTACAACTGGCTGCCCAGCATTGGGCCGCGCATCTCTCTCAACTCGTTGGGAGATTTTGTCGCCGATCTGGTGGTCAATCAGGTTTTGTTCGACAACGGTCGCAAGAAGGCAGAGCGCGATTTGGCGAAATCCCACGTCGAACTGGCCGCCGTCAAACTGGTTGAGGATGGCAATCGGCGCGTCAACGACGCTCTGACACTGTACGTCCGCGCGCAGGAAAGCCGCGAACTGGACTCCCATCTGGAATTTGCGCTCAAGGACATGACCCAATTCGAATGGATCATGAACGAACGGGTCAAGGGCGGTGTATCCGATACATCCGACCTAAACGTTCTGCGCCAAAAACTGGCCAGCATCCGCGCGCGCCGCAGTGAGGCGCAGGAAACTGCCCGCACGGCGATGGCGGAACTGGATGCAATGGCCGCGACACCGCTGACCGATATACATGGCCTTGGCGGATTGCGTGATGCCTCTGGCGGCCCGGCGTTGGCCGTTCTACGGGCACAAGCCGAACGCGATATCGCCGTGGCCGAGGCCCGGATTGCCCGCGCCAGCCATCTGCCGAGCCTTGTGGCCAGTGGTTCAGGCGGGCAATCGCCATTGCGGGGCAGTCTGGATATCGGGTCAGACACGCTGTTTTCGCTGGGCACCGTATCCGACCTTAGGGCAATCGACGCCAGCAAGGACGCCGCATCGCGCAAGATCGGCGAGGCAGAGGAAACCGCAGAGCGCGCCATCCGCAGTCAGGCCAGCCAATTGGCCGCCTATACCCGGCAGGCCAAAGAGGCCGATCTGTTGACCCGGCAGGCCAAGCAGAACCTTGACCTGTTCCAGCGCCAGTACGATGGCGGCCAACGGCAGGTCATGGATGTGGTGGGTGTGTATGAAACCTATGCCGCTGCGCTAGAGCGGGCGATTGACCTGAAATACAAGGCGGCGCGCGCCGAATTGGAACTCGCCCGCCTGCGTGGCGCGCTGGCGGAAGGGGCGCAGTTGTGA